A single genomic interval of Streptomyces sp. 1222.5 harbors:
- a CDS encoding PLP-dependent aminotransferase family protein: MTESWVNSAERIGVDLHLELSGPGGRRAALTRALRDAVRSGRLAPGTRLPPYRSLAADLGVARNTVADAYAELVAEGWLTARQGSGTRVATGMAHLGRPGKPEPRRAAVRTPVATPPRARGPRHDLRQGSPDPSAFPRTAWSASYRRALQAAPSEAFGPGDPAGRWELREALAEYLARARGVRAEPGRIVVCSGFAHALRLLFGQGAGGVLRGPLGVEAYGLDFHRGLLATAGVRTVPLPLDEHGARVEALGRERAVLLTPAHQFPTGGPLHPERRAAVVDWARAQGAVVLEDDYDGEFRYDRRPVGALQGLDPERVIHLGSVSKSLSPALRLGWMVLPEHLVGPVIGAKGEREGWASALDQLALADFVRSGSYDRHVRRMRQRYRRRRDRLVAALAAQAPHVEVTGIAAGLHAVLRLPPGSERSVVKAAAWQGIALDGLGAFRHPETGMPPSDGLVVGYAAPAEHAYGAALDALCAVLPPE; encoded by the coding sequence ATGACGGAATCGTGGGTCAATTCCGCGGAGCGGATCGGCGTCGATCTGCACCTGGAGCTGTCGGGACCGGGCGGACGGCGGGCCGCGCTGACCCGGGCCCTGCGGGACGCGGTGCGCAGTGGGCGGCTCGCGCCGGGCACCCGGCTGCCGCCGTACCGTTCGCTCGCGGCCGACCTGGGCGTCGCCCGCAACACGGTGGCCGACGCCTATGCGGAGCTGGTCGCGGAGGGCTGGCTGACCGCCCGGCAGGGCTCGGGGACGCGGGTCGCGACGGGCATGGCTCACTTGGGGCGGCCGGGAAAGCCGGAGCCGAGGCGGGCCGCAGTACGGACACCGGTGGCCACGCCGCCACGCGCGCGTGGGCCGCGGCACGATCTGCGGCAGGGGTCGCCGGACCCGTCGGCGTTTCCGCGTACGGCCTGGTCGGCCTCGTACCGGCGGGCGCTGCAGGCGGCACCGAGCGAGGCGTTCGGGCCGGGTGACCCGGCCGGGCGGTGGGAATTGCGGGAGGCGCTGGCGGAATATCTGGCACGCGCGCGTGGGGTGCGTGCCGAGCCGGGCCGGATCGTCGTCTGCTCGGGTTTCGCGCATGCGCTGCGGCTGCTGTTCGGACAGGGGGCGGGCGGGGTGCTGCGCGGCCCGCTGGGCGTGGAGGCGTACGGGCTGGACTTCCACCGGGGGCTGCTCGCGACGGCCGGGGTGCGGACGGTGCCGTTGCCGCTGGACGAGCACGGGGCGCGGGTGGAGGCGCTCGGGCGGGAGCGGGCCGTGCTGCTCACGCCGGCGCACCAGTTCCCGACCGGCGGCCCGTTGCACCCGGAGCGGCGGGCAGCGGTGGTCGACTGGGCCCGCGCGCAGGGGGCGGTGGTGCTGGAGGACGACTACGACGGCGAGTTCCGGTACGACCGCAGACCCGTCGGCGCGCTTCAGGGCCTCGATCCGGAGCGGGTGATCCACCTCGGCTCGGTCAGCAAGAGCCTGTCCCCGGCGCTGCGGCTCGGTTGGATGGTGCTGCCGGAGCACCTGGTGGGGCCGGTGATCGGGGCGAAGGGCGAACGGGAGGGCTGGGCGAGCGCGCTGGACCAGCTCGCCCTGGCCGACTTCGTGCGCTCGGGGTCGTACGACCGTCATGTGCGGCGCATGCGGCAGCGGTACCGTCGCCGGCGTGACCGGCTCGTCGCGGCGCTCGCCGCGCAGGCGCCGCACGTGGAGGTGACGGGGATCGCGGCCGGACTGCACGCGGTGCTGCGGTTGCCGCCGGGCAGCGAACGGTCCGTGGTGAAGGCCGCCGCGTGGCAGGGGATCGCCCTCGACGGCCTCGGTGCGTTCCGGCATCCGGAGACGGGGATGCCGCCGTCCGACGGTCTGGTGGTCGGGTACGCCGCACCGGCTGAACACGCGTACGGCGCGGCTCTGGACGCGCTGTGCGCGGTGCTGCCACCGGAGTGA
- a CDS encoding carboxymuconolactone decarboxylase family protein produces the protein MTTNTTATPQANTTVDATTVDTTAGIGAAEAARTRLDFAKAAPKVFRAIVGLDIAARTGLDPALVELIQIRASHLNHCAYCLHMHTNDARKAGESEDRLHMVAVWREARHFFTPKEQAALALTEAVTLVSDAGVPDAVYAEAAAQFEEEELAHVLALILTINTWNRVSLATGKVAGTDERRP, from the coding sequence ATGACGACGAACACCACCGCAACTCCCCAGGCCAACACCACCGTTGACGCCACTACCGTCGACACCACCGCCGGGATCGGCGCGGCCGAGGCCGCCCGGACGCGCCTGGACTTCGCGAAGGCCGCCCCCAAGGTCTTCCGGGCCATCGTCGGCCTCGACATCGCCGCCCGCACGGGGCTCGACCCCGCGCTGGTCGAGCTCATCCAGATCCGCGCCTCACACCTCAACCACTGCGCCTACTGCCTGCACATGCACACCAACGACGCCCGCAAGGCCGGCGAGAGCGAGGACCGGCTGCACATGGTCGCCGTCTGGCGGGAGGCCCGCCACTTCTTCACACCGAAGGAGCAGGCGGCCCTGGCACTGACGGAGGCGGTGACCCTGGTCTCCGACGCGGGCGTCCCCGACGCCGTCTACGCCGAGGCCGCCGCCCAGTTCGAGGAGGAGGAGCTGGCCCACGTCCTCGCCCTGATCCTCACCATCAACACGTGGAACCGCGTGTCCCTCGCCACGGGCAAGGTCGCCGGCACGGACGAGAGGCGCCCCTGA
- a CDS encoding DUF2293 domain-containing protein, translated as MALPATPHSPGRLVAVQSLKQKRCAACLRGPLSLLVLEDGAPRCLACADLGHLVFLPRGDTALTRRSREESGLSVVVVRYNRRKSRYERQGVLVEEAALARAEERCLADAEARRRRRARDARRRAAEDDRFAAAFAAEILRLFPGCPVERARAIAAHASLRGSGRVGRSAAGRALTEGAVISAVVAAVRHVDTPYDQLLMSGVGRFEARRRIASAVDGVLRGWQGAGEDVG; from the coding sequence ATGGCCCTTCCCGCAACTCCCCACTCCCCCGGTCGTCTTGTCGCCGTCCAGTCGCTGAAGCAGAAGCGGTGTGCCGCTTGCCTCCGTGGTCCGCTGTCGTTGCTCGTGCTGGAGGACGGGGCACCACGTTGCCTGGCTTGTGCCGACCTCGGGCACCTGGTGTTCCTGCCGCGCGGTGACACCGCGCTGACCCGCAGGTCGCGGGAGGAGAGCGGGCTGTCGGTGGTGGTCGTCCGCTACAACCGGCGCAAGAGCCGATACGAGCGGCAGGGCGTGCTCGTGGAGGAGGCTGCTCTGGCGCGGGCCGAGGAGCGCTGCCTGGCGGACGCGGAGGCGCGACGCCGACGTCGGGCGCGGGACGCGCGGCGCAGGGCGGCGGAGGACGACCGGTTCGCGGCGGCGTTCGCGGCCGAGATTCTCCGGCTGTTCCCCGGCTGCCCGGTGGAGCGGGCCCGGGCGATCGCGGCGCACGCGTCCCTGCGGGGCAGCGGGCGGGTCGGTCGCAGCGCCGCCGGGCGGGCGCTGACCGAAGGGGCGGTGATCTCGGCGGTCGTGGCGGCCGTGCGGCACGTGGACACGCCGTACGACCAGCTGCTGATGAGCGGGGTCGGACGGTTCGAGGCGCGGCGCAGGATCGCCTCGGCCGTGGACGGCGTGCTGCGGGGTTGGCAGGGCGCTGGGGAGGACGTGGGCTGA
- a CDS encoding glutamate synthase subunit beta: MADPKGFMTTPRQEWARRPVEERVRDWDEVYVPGALLPIISKQADRCMDCGVPFCHEACPLGNLIPEWNDLVSREDWKAASERLHATNNFPEFTGRLCPAPCEAGCVLAINQPAVTIKNVECAIADRAWEEGFTPARPPERLSGRTVAVVGSGPTGLAAAQQLTRAGHTVAVYEKDDRIGGLMRYGIPEFKMEKRHLERRIAQMLAEGTKFRASTAVGRDISAADLRARYDAVVLATGATAWRELPAPGRELSGIHQAMVYLPLANRVCEGDLEVSPLSAAGKHVVIVGGGDTGADCLGTAVRQGAASVTQLDIYAQPGAERDEDVEPWPTYPKVYRLSAAHEEARDLRTAPAADADARLFAASTLRFTGDADGHVRELHLVEVDVRREPVPGTDRVLPADLVLLALGFNGPDQEDGLVDQLGLVLQPRGTIARDDGFATNVPGVFAAGDAARGQSLIVWAIAEGRAVAAAVDRYLMGTSQLPAPVAPGDRPMRV; the protein is encoded by the coding sequence ATGGCCGATCCCAAGGGGTTCATGACCACGCCGCGCCAGGAGTGGGCGCGGCGGCCCGTCGAGGAGCGGGTGCGGGACTGGGACGAGGTGTACGTCCCGGGAGCGCTGCTGCCGATCATCAGCAAGCAGGCCGACCGCTGTATGGACTGCGGTGTGCCGTTCTGCCACGAGGCCTGCCCGCTGGGCAATCTCATCCCCGAATGGAACGACCTGGTCTCGCGGGAGGACTGGAAGGCGGCGAGCGAGCGGCTGCACGCCACCAACAACTTTCCGGAGTTCACCGGCCGACTGTGTCCGGCGCCCTGCGAGGCGGGGTGTGTGCTGGCGATCAACCAGCCGGCGGTCACGATCAAGAACGTCGAGTGCGCAATCGCCGACCGGGCCTGGGAGGAGGGCTTCACGCCCGCGCGGCCTCCGGAGCGGCTGTCGGGGAGGACGGTCGCGGTCGTCGGATCCGGGCCCACGGGGCTCGCGGCGGCGCAGCAGCTGACGCGGGCCGGGCACACGGTCGCCGTGTACGAGAAGGACGACCGGATCGGCGGGCTGATGCGGTACGGCATCCCCGAGTTCAAGATGGAGAAGCGGCATCTGGAGCGGCGGATCGCGCAGATGCTGGCGGAGGGGACGAAGTTCCGTGCGTCCACGGCGGTCGGGCGGGACATCTCGGCGGCGGATCTGCGGGCGCGGTACGACGCGGTGGTGCTGGCCACGGGGGCGACGGCGTGGCGGGAACTTCCGGCGCCGGGTCGGGAGTTGAGCGGTATCCATCAGGCGATGGTCTATCTGCCGCTGGCGAATCGGGTGTGCGAGGGGGATCTGGAGGTCTCACCGCTGTCGGCGGCCGGGAAGCATGTCGTGATCGTCGGCGGCGGGGACACGGGGGCCGACTGTCTGGGCACGGCGGTGCGCCAGGGGGCGGCGTCCGTGACCCAGTTGGACATCTACGCGCAGCCGGGTGCCGAGCGCGACGAGGACGTCGAGCCGTGGCCGACGTACCCGAAGGTCTACCGTTTGTCGGCCGCGCACGAGGAGGCGCGGGATCTGCGGACGGCGCCGGCGGCGGACGCGGACGCACGGCTGTTCGCCGCGTCCACGCTCCGCTTCACCGGGGACGCGGACGGGCACGTGCGGGAGCTGCATCTGGTGGAGGTCGACGTACGGCGTGAGCCGGTGCCCGGGACCGACCGTGTGCTTCCCGCCGATCTCGTGCTGCTCGCGCTGGGGTTCAACGGGCCGGACCAGGAGGACGGCCTGGTCGACCAGCTGGGGCTGGTGCTCCAGCCCCGCGGCACCATCGCGCGGGACGACGGCTTCGCCACCAATGTGCCCGGGGTGTTCGCCGCGGGGGACGCGGCGCGCGGACAGTCGCTCATCGTGTGGGCGATCGCGGAGGGGCGGGCGGTGGCGGCGGCCGTCGACCGCTACCTCATGGGCACTTCGCAGCTGCCCGCGCCGGTCGCTCCGGGCGACCGGCCGATGAGGGTGTGA
- a CDS encoding DUF1772 domain-containing protein gives MIDGPFFVLVVLGILGTGLVAGVFCGFSTFVMRGLAALPPAQGVAAMNAINVAAVRPAFMAVFTGSAVLSVLIAVVTFVVWPGEGKVELLLGSALYLAGSFGLTLVANVPRNDRLARMTAGAPEAAVYWPAYVREWTFWNHVRTAASAAAALVYVLALT, from the coding sequence ATGATCGACGGGCCGTTCTTCGTCCTGGTGGTGCTGGGGATTCTCGGGACCGGGCTGGTGGCGGGCGTCTTCTGCGGATTCTCGACGTTCGTGATGCGGGGGCTCGCCGCGCTGCCGCCCGCGCAGGGGGTCGCCGCGATGAACGCGATCAACGTGGCCGCGGTGCGACCTGCCTTCATGGCCGTTTTCACGGGTTCGGCGGTGCTGAGCGTGCTGATAGCCGTGGTGACGTTCGTGGTCTGGCCGGGCGAGGGGAAGGTGGAGCTGCTGCTGGGCAGTGCGCTGTACCTGGCCGGCTCCTTCGGGCTGACGCTCGTCGCGAACGTGCCCCGCAACGACAGGCTGGCCCGGATGACCGCGGGTGCGCCGGAGGCCGCCGTGTACTGGCCGGCGTACGTGCGCGAGTGGACGTTCTGGAACCATGTCCGGACCGCGGCGTCCGCCGCGGCCGCTCTCGTCTATGTGCTGGCGCTCACGTGA
- a CDS encoding uridine kinase, whose translation MGSVRLEAITWDRLADLLADRLAGLAPADGGAWPRVGFDGAPAARPGDLAVRVGEALRVRGRPSLVVGTEGFLRPASLRLEHGRRDEESYYSGWFDTAALWREVFGPLDPGGSGRVLPDLWDPATDRATRSPYSQLPPGGILLLHGPLLLRHWFPFDLTVHVLLTPGALRRRTPEADHWTLPAFERYEAETDPAGTADVLVRADDPRHPAWGG comes from the coding sequence ATGGGCTCTGTGCGACTCGAAGCGATCACCTGGGACCGGCTCGCCGATCTGCTGGCCGACCGGCTGGCCGGCCTGGCACCGGCCGACGGAGGAGCCTGGCCGCGGGTCGGTTTCGACGGGGCCCCGGCCGCCCGGCCCGGAGACCTCGCCGTGCGGGTCGGCGAGGCGCTGCGGGTGCGCGGCCGGCCCTCGCTCGTCGTCGGCACCGAGGGCTTCCTGCGCCCTGCCTCGCTGCGCCTGGAACACGGACGCCGGGACGAGGAGTCGTACTACAGCGGATGGTTCGACACCGCCGCTCTGTGGCGCGAGGTTTTTGGACCGCTCGATCCCGGCGGCAGCGGCCGCGTCCTGCCCGACCTGTGGGATCCGGCCACCGACCGGGCCACCCGCAGCCCCTACTCCCAGCTTCCGCCCGGCGGAATCCTGTTGCTCCACGGCCCCCTCCTGTTGCGCCACTGGTTTCCCTTCGACCTGACCGTGCACGTCCTCCTCACTCCGGGCGCCCTGCGCCGCCGCACTCCCGAGGCCGACCACTGGACGCTCCCCGCCTTCGAGCGCTACGAGGCCGAGACGGATCCGGCCGGCACGGCGGACGTCCTCGTCCGGGCCGACGACCCGCGCCATCCCGCGTGGGGCGGGTGA